A portion of the Halobacillus ihumii genome contains these proteins:
- a CDS encoding DUF421 domain-containing protein, whose amino-acid sequence MIFFIKILTLYLVTIAIMRIMGKSTIVQMTPYDLVAIIIIGTLASEPLISTKFIPTIIALGILVLLHVLFSLLTLNQIGNTLFLGQPTLLIKKGEILEDNLEKAHLSVGQLLSILRSKGYPKVNDVEYALLEPIGELSVIPTAANTPVTVEHMNITIQDEGLPIAVIVDGKIQKHNLTLLDLDKDWLNKELEHQDAVPKDIIYAYVNEKTKRLMINKRKSK is encoded by the coding sequence ATGATATTTTTCATTAAAATACTTACCTTATACTTAGTCACCATCGCCATCATGAGAATCATGGGAAAATCGACGATTGTACAAATGACTCCCTATGACCTAGTGGCGATCATTATTATTGGTACACTCGCTTCAGAACCTCTTATCAGCACAAAGTTCATTCCAACCATTATCGCGCTTGGAATTCTCGTGTTATTACACGTCCTTTTTTCACTACTAACGCTCAATCAAATTGGGAATACCTTATTCTTAGGACAGCCCACCCTCTTAATTAAAAAAGGCGAAATTCTGGAAGATAACTTAGAAAAAGCCCACCTTTCCGTAGGTCAGCTGCTGTCTATTCTTAGAAGTAAGGGATATCCGAAAGTAAATGATGTCGAATACGCTTTACTAGAGCCAATTGGTGAGCTGAGTGTTATTCCTACCGCAGCTAATACTCCAGTAACCGTGGAGCATATGAATATTACCATTCAGGATGAAGGACTGCCCATTGCCGTGATCGTGGACGGCAAAATTCAAAAACATAATTTAACTTTATTAGATCTAGATAAAGACTGGCTGAATAAAGAATTAGAACATCAGGATGCAGTACCAAAAGATATTATCTATGCCTATGTTAATGAAAAAACAAAGCGTCTCATGATCAATAAGCGAAAGTCTAAGTAA
- a CDS encoding NAD(P)H-dependent flavin oxidoreductase, whose protein sequence is MWKQTRLTELLSLELPIIQAGMAGGITTPELIAEVSNTGGLGSLGAGYMDPSDMQNVIISIKQKTSKPFAVNVFVPGETNSNSSHIDTSNELLSPYLKELGLEEGTGEIKHVFEQQLEKIIEEGIQICSFTFGLPPKEWINKLKANNVLLIGTATTVEEAVLNEQAGMDAVVAQGYEAGGHRGTFNGSFQKSMIGTMSLVPQVVDKVSIPVIAAGSIMDARGLMASLMLGAQGVQMGTAFVTTKESSAKHQHKQAILNSSEDATVMTSAFSGKPARGINNQFIQDMEPYEDTLPDYPIQNSLTKKIRATAALQNKPQYMSLWSGQSPRLSRDSRAQEIIKTIVSEADSIFSAYSPPT, encoded by the coding sequence ATGTGGAAACAAACCAGATTAACGGAGTTGTTAAGTCTAGAACTTCCTATTATACAAGCAGGAATGGCAGGAGGAATTACCACGCCAGAGCTGATTGCTGAGGTCTCAAATACCGGGGGCTTAGGATCTTTAGGGGCAGGATATATGGACCCTTCTGATATGCAAAACGTCATTATAAGCATCAAGCAGAAGACTTCTAAACCTTTTGCTGTCAATGTTTTCGTCCCTGGAGAAACAAATTCTAATTCTTCTCACATCGACACTTCAAACGAGTTGTTATCGCCCTACTTAAAGGAACTGGGGCTTGAAGAAGGTACAGGCGAAATCAAGCATGTGTTTGAACAGCAGCTAGAAAAAATTATAGAAGAAGGCATCCAAATTTGCAGTTTCACTTTTGGACTTCCTCCAAAAGAATGGATCAACAAATTAAAAGCAAACAATGTTTTATTAATTGGAACGGCCACTACAGTCGAGGAAGCTGTACTTAACGAGCAAGCCGGTATGGATGCAGTAGTTGCTCAAGGTTATGAAGCAGGCGGTCATCGTGGAACATTCAATGGCTCCTTTCAAAAATCTATGATAGGAACCATGTCACTTGTCCCCCAAGTGGTCGATAAGGTTTCAATTCCTGTTATCGCAGCTGGTAGCATCATGGATGCGCGCGGGCTTATGGCTTCATTGATGTTAGGTGCGCAAGGGGTACAGATGGGGACAGCATTTGTAACAACTAAGGAAAGTAGTGCAAAACACCAGCATAAGCAAGCCATCCTTAACAGTTCAGAAGATGCTACAGTTATGACTTCAGCTTTCAGCGGCAAACCGGCCAGAGGAATTAATAATCAATTTATTCAGGATATGGAACCGTACGAAGATACTCTACCTGACTACCCGATACAAAACAGTTTAACAAAAAAAATAAGAGCAACAGCTGCTCTCCAGAACAAACCGCAGTATATGTCGCTCTGGTCCGGTCAAAGTCCAAGGCTAAGCAGGGATAGCCGGGCACAAGAAATTATTAAAACGATCGTATCTGAGGCAGACTCCATTTTTAGCGCCTACTCACCTCCTACATAA
- a CDS encoding D-alanyl-D-alanine carboxypeptidase family protein — translation MKKIVAIGTALIILQVFIVPTVFGETDTPSPPELKSEAAIVMDSKSGEVLYRKNAAKEMYPASLTKIATAIYTIENADLDEVATVSSNARHTEGTRVYLEEGERVTIKKLLQGLLINSGNDAGVAIAEHVSGSVEKFAEELNNYLRTEIGVSNTHFENPHGLFNLEHVTTAEDLAKITKYAMKNEVFKKIFGTKKLKWDGAAWDTTLYTHHKLMRQRPYDKVITGGKTGYVNQSGFTLATTAKKDNTSLIIITLNSNAHRGAYNDTIKLLNFGFENFQTSSIPKGSSYKVDGEEYIVRKNLYYTHSKDEQPVEEIKSGGVLEITNHSGDVLAAFQLEDPASSNEKDAKAQSAPHTALGLPIQSHLPNLFVSIGLSIVDLFNKFI, via the coding sequence ATGAAGAAAATAGTGGCTATTGGGACCGCCCTTATAATCTTACAAGTGTTCATCGTCCCAACCGTTTTTGGCGAAACGGATACTCCATCTCCCCCTGAACTAAAAAGTGAAGCAGCTATCGTAATGGATTCGAAATCAGGTGAAGTGCTTTATAGAAAGAATGCTGCAAAAGAAATGTATCCAGCTAGTTTAACTAAGATTGCCACAGCGATTTATACGATTGAAAACGCAGATTTGGATGAGGTTGCAACAGTGAGCAGCAATGCCAGACATACCGAAGGCACACGGGTATATTTAGAAGAAGGGGAACGAGTGACAATAAAGAAACTTCTTCAAGGCCTGCTAATTAATTCGGGCAATGACGCCGGTGTGGCGATTGCTGAACATGTAAGTGGCAGTGTAGAGAAATTTGCTGAGGAGTTAAATAACTATTTAAGAACAGAAATCGGCGTAAGCAATACCCATTTTGAAAATCCGCATGGCTTATTTAATCTTGAACATGTCACCACAGCTGAGGATTTAGCGAAAATCACAAAATATGCCATGAAAAATGAGGTGTTTAAAAAGATTTTTGGCACCAAAAAGCTGAAATGGGATGGTGCCGCATGGGATACAACTCTTTATACTCATCATAAATTAATGAGACAGAGACCTTATGATAAGGTAATTACCGGTGGAAAAACAGGGTACGTCAACCAGTCCGGCTTTACGTTAGCTACTACGGCAAAGAAAGATAATACTAGCTTAATCATCATTACCTTAAACAGCAATGCCCATAGAGGGGCCTATAATGATACCATCAAACTGCTGAATTTTGGATTTGAAAACTTTCAAACTTCCAGTATTCCAAAAGGGTCTTCCTATAAAGTAGATGGAGAAGAGTATATTGTCCGGAAAAACCTTTACTATACTCACTCTAAAGATGAACAGCCAGTTGAAGAGATAAAATCTGGAGGAGTATTGGAGATCACCAATCATTCTGGAGACGTATTAGCTGCCTTTCAGCTAGAAGACCCTGCTTCATCTAATGAAAAAGATGCCAAGGCCCAATCTGCCCCTCATACAGCGTTGGGATTACCTATTCAAAGCCATTTGCCAAATTTATTTGTTAGTATTGGTTTAAGCATAGTCGACCTTTTCAATAAGTTCATCTAA
- a CDS encoding murein hydrolase activator EnvC family protein, with protein sequence MKKLNIVLLAFLFVLGSLLTSTGSVEANSELDNVKDKLSDLEEEQGNVNEKQGNISEKANETKEKIEENEEEQAETESQMASLDQELTDIQEQLRTKEKEIKENEEAIKKNEAEIKKLEEEIKVLKKRIEKREQLLTKRLRAMQQSGGDVKYLEVLMGAQNFGDLIDRASAVTTIMDQDKDILDKHMADKKLLEEKKIEVEERKKELEQQKQKLEEQKQELEAIKADLDAKLAEKKELMEELEIQNEQLHKHKMELEEEQAILSNQEATIQQAIQNAKENRAQIKAEIERQKELERQRQAAAEEAESESDSSGSTSASASVSSSSAPAPVSIPSASGKFIRPASGSVTSEFGARWGGSHPGIDIGGNGRPVVAAASGTVLRSYYSSSYGNVVFLTHYINGQVYTTVYAHMQNRNVSTGQSVSQGTTLGLMGSTGNSTGPHLHFEIHEGPWNASKSNAVNPRNHVNF encoded by the coding sequence ATGAAGAAACTAAACATAGTCTTACTTGCCTTTTTATTCGTATTAGGTTCTCTGCTGACTTCAACTGGAAGCGTAGAGGCAAATTCAGAACTCGATAACGTAAAGGACAAGCTAAGTGACCTTGAAGAAGAACAAGGAAATGTAAATGAAAAACAGGGAAATATTTCTGAGAAAGCAAATGAAACAAAAGAAAAGATTGAAGAAAATGAAGAAGAACAAGCAGAAACTGAATCACAAATGGCTTCTCTTGATCAAGAATTAACAGATATTCAGGAACAGCTTCGTACGAAAGAAAAAGAAATTAAAGAAAACGAAGAAGCGATCAAGAAAAACGAAGCAGAAATTAAAAAGCTGGAAGAGGAAATTAAAGTCCTCAAAAAACGGATTGAAAAAAGAGAACAGCTTCTAACTAAACGCTTACGTGCCATGCAGCAAAGCGGCGGGGATGTTAAGTACTTGGAAGTTTTAATGGGTGCTCAAAACTTCGGGGATTTGATTGACCGTGCATCTGCAGTGACAACAATTATGGATCAGGATAAAGACATTCTTGATAAACATATGGCAGATAAGAAACTTTTAGAAGAAAAGAAAATTGAAGTAGAAGAAAGAAAGAAAGAATTAGAACAGCAAAAGCAAAAACTAGAAGAACAAAAGCAAGAATTAGAAGCTATTAAAGCAGATCTTGATGCTAAGTTAGCAGAAAAGAAAGAGCTTATGGAAGAGCTTGAAATCCAAAATGAACAGCTTCACAAACATAAGATGGAACTTGAGGAAGAACAAGCTATTTTGAGTAATCAGGAAGCTACGATCCAACAAGCGATTCAAAATGCAAAAGAAAATCGTGCTCAGATCAAAGCTGAAATTGAAAGACAGAAAGAGCTGGAAAGACAGCGCCAGGCTGCAGCAGAGGAAGCTGAGTCGGAATCTGACAGTTCCGGTAGTACCAGCGCGAGTGCCAGTGTAAGCAGTTCATCTGCTCCAGCACCCGTTTCCATTCCGTCAGCAAGTGGTAAGTTTATTCGACCTGCCAGTGGATCTGTTACTTCAGAGTTTGGAGCCCGTTGGGGAGGCAGTCACCCTGGAATTGACATTGGCGGAAACGGCAGACCGGTAGTAGCAGCAGCTTCAGGAACAGTATTACGTTCCTATTATTCTTCAAGTTATGGAAATGTTGTTTTCCTAACACACTATATTAATGGTCAAGTTTACACAACGGTTTATGCCCATATGCAGAACCGTAATGTCAGTACAGGGCAATCTGTAAGTCAGGGAACTACTCTAGGATTAATGGGGTCTACTGGTAATTCAACTGGACCACACTTGCATTTTGAAATCCATGAAGGACCTTGGAATGCTTCGAAGAGTAATGCTGTAAATCCAAGAAACCATGTAAACTTTTAA